One genomic region from Kineobactrum salinum encodes:
- a CDS encoding heat-shock protein HtpX, which produces MKPGTPDGNNGWRPTVPEHTLHRGIEEEHRAAMNEVFVICNQLGHYWGKAKAWVDGRDPRAVQRCRHRDEAVNLLFELSAKNVELRGEVIAAQLNPRGEPVLEVSQTPLPQKAAPDESPETAAATGEPSPAIPSDSTEA; this is translated from the coding sequence TTGAAGCCGGGCACGCCGGACGGCAACAATGGCTGGCGCCCCACCGTTCCGGAACATACACTGCACCGCGGCATCGAGGAGGAGCACAGGGCTGCCATGAATGAAGTTTTCGTCATCTGCAATCAACTGGGACACTACTGGGGCAAGGCCAAGGCCTGGGTTGATGGCCGTGATCCCCGCGCTGTTCAGCGCTGCCGGCACCGCGACGAGGCCGTCAACCTGCTGTTCGAGCTCAGCGCCAAGAACGTCGAGTTGCGCGGCGAGGTCATCGCGGCACAACTGAACCCCCGTGGCGAACCAGTGCTGGAGGTCAGCCAGACCCCGCTGCCGCAAAAGGCAGCGCCAGATGAGTCCCCGGAGACCGCAGCGGCAACCGGGGAGCCATCACCGGCTATCCCCAGCGACAGTACCGAAGCCTGA
- a CDS encoding J domain-containing protein encodes MPRILLLLAIALVLYILFLRARSLPPHKRKAQYLKLGLGLAVIVVVVLTLSGRMHWVGAALTGALVLARQLLPVLIRLFPMLSSLRGSKGGGSRAQGQQSTVETAVLRMHLNHDSGQLSGEVLQGPCKDWQLDEMDRSQLEQLLGYCQQQDQDSVHLLDGYLQQRFPGDNSFGSGQGDIAGASGGMSRSEALALLGLGEGASDEEVVTAHRKLMQKLHPDRGGTDYLAAKINQAKDFLLG; translated from the coding sequence GTGCCGAGAATCCTGTTGCTGCTGGCAATCGCCCTTGTCCTGTACATCCTGTTCCTGCGCGCCCGCTCGCTGCCCCCTCACAAACGCAAGGCTCAGTACCTCAAGCTGGGGCTGGGTCTGGCCGTGATTGTGGTGGTGGTGCTGACCTTGTCCGGCCGCATGCACTGGGTGGGCGCCGCACTGACTGGCGCACTGGTGCTGGCACGTCAGTTGCTGCCGGTGCTGATCCGGCTGTTCCCGATGCTGTCTTCCCTGCGCGGCAGCAAGGGCGGTGGCAGCCGCGCGCAGGGACAGCAATCCACGGTTGAAACCGCGGTGTTGCGGATGCACCTGAATCACGATTCGGGGCAACTCAGCGGTGAAGTGCTGCAGGGACCCTGCAAGGACTGGCAGCTGGACGAGATGGATCGCAGTCAGCTCGAGCAACTGCTGGGTTACTGCCAGCAGCAGGATCAGGATTCGGTACACCTGCTGGACGGCTACCTGCAACAACGCTTCCCGGGCGATAACAGCTTCGGCAGTGGCCAGGGCGACATCGCGGGCGCCAGTGGCGGGATGAGCCGGAGCGAGGCGCTGGCACTGCTGGGGTTAGGCGAAGGCGCCAGCGACGAAGAAGTCGTCACCGCCCACCGCAAGTTGATGCAGAAACTGCATCCGGACCGCGGCGGCACCGACTACCTCGCGGCCAAGATCAACCAGGCCAAGGATTTTCTGCTCGGTTGA
- a CDS encoding VWA domain-containing protein, with translation MARSPARTATSGQVQAFLSKSRALTTFSDKHPRLIFAVDATASRQPTWDVARRLQADMFRATRQIASLSVQLCYYRGFHEFHASPWLRNTDDLAAEMARVHCEGGHTQIGRLLRHALQLHRETPARALVFIGDALEELPDDLCDLAGQCGLRQLPLFLFQEGGNAQVRQTFQSMARLSGGAWARFDQSSADTLAQLLGAVARFAAGGRAALENNPSEGARLLLQQLKP, from the coding sequence ATGGCCAGATCTCCAGCCCGCACCGCCACTAGCGGGCAGGTGCAGGCCTTTCTCAGCAAGAGCCGGGCCCTGACCACCTTCTCCGACAAACACCCGCGCCTGATTTTTGCGGTCGATGCCACCGCGAGTCGGCAGCCGACCTGGGACGTCGCGCGGCGCCTGCAGGCAGACATGTTCCGGGCCACCCGCCAGATCGCCTCGCTGTCGGTACAGCTGTGCTACTACCGCGGTTTCCACGAGTTCCATGCCAGTCCCTGGCTGCGCAACACCGACGACCTCGCCGCGGAGATGGCCCGGGTGCACTGCGAAGGAGGCCATACCCAGATCGGCCGCCTGCTGCGGCATGCGCTGCAGCTGCACCGGGAAACACCGGCACGCGCCCTGGTCTTCATTGGCGACGCACTGGAAGAGCTGCCGGATGACCTGTGCGACCTCGCCGGCCAGTGCGGGCTGCGGCAACTGCCGCTGTTCCTGTTCCAGGAGGGCGGCAACGCGCAGGTCAGGCAGACCTTCCAGAGCATGGCCAGGCTCAGTGGCGGCGCCTGGGCCCGCTTCGACCAGAGCAGCGCCGACACGCTGGCACAATTGCTGGGCGCGGTGGCACGCTTTGCCGCCGGAGGCCGGGCTGCGCTGGAGAATAACCCCAGCGAGGGTGCTAGACTGCTGCTCCAACAACTCAAGCCCTGA
- the msrA gene encoding peptide-methionine (S)-S-oxide reductase MsrA has product MSLFDIRSKHALPDAASALPGRDQAMPVPAAHSVNGNPLRGPFPEQLQQAVFGMGCFWGVERRFWQIPGVYTTAAGYAGGITPNPSYQEVCSGQTGHTEAVLVVFDPQQVSYQQLLTSFWEGHDPTQGMRQGNDLGTQYRSAIYTFDDQQQALAETSRESYQQVLREAGYGEITTEIRPAPPFYYAEEYHQQYLAKNPGGYCGLAGTGVSCPVGLATER; this is encoded by the coding sequence ATGAGTCTATTTGATATCCGCAGTAAACACGCCTTGCCCGATGCGGCTTCCGCCCTGCCCGGACGCGATCAGGCCATGCCGGTCCCGGCGGCCCATTCCGTCAATGGCAACCCGTTGCGGGGGCCGTTTCCGGAGCAACTGCAACAGGCGGTGTTTGGCATGGGCTGCTTCTGGGGTGTCGAGCGCCGTTTCTGGCAGATCCCCGGGGTCTATACCACCGCCGCGGGCTATGCCGGTGGCATCACGCCCAACCCGAGCTACCAGGAGGTCTGTAGTGGCCAGACCGGGCATACGGAGGCAGTGCTGGTGGTGTTTGATCCGCAGCAGGTGAGCTACCAGCAGTTGCTGACGTCGTTCTGGGAGGGACACGATCCCACCCAGGGTATGCGCCAGGGCAATGATCTGGGCACCCAGTACCGCTCCGCGATCTACACTTTTGACGATCAGCAACAGGCGCTGGCCGAGACCAGCCGGGAGTCGTATCAGCAGGTGCTGCGGGAGGCGGGCTACGGCGAGATCACCACCGAGATCCGGCCCGCGCCGCCGTTCTACTACGCCGAGGAATACCACCAGCAGTACCTCGCCAAAAACCCCGGCGGCTACTGTGGCCTCGCCGGCACCGGGGTCAGCTGCCCGGTGGGTTTGGCGACTGAGCGCTGA
- a CDS encoding 16S rRNA (uracil(1498)-N(3))-methyltransferase, translating into MNLLLFAATECRDDNLLTLTGRRLQHLRQVLGSAPGDVIQVGQIDGRIGRGQILAIDQQRAELAITLDREPPPKLPATLLLGLPRPKMLRRILRSAAEFGVSSIHLLNSYRVEKSYWQTPVLTPAMIRDYLLQGLEQARDTVLPPVYLQRRFKPFVEDQLPALIAGREALLAHPGEAPLAALSGSGEYLLVIGPEGGFIPYEVDKLLAAGCRQVSLGPRILRVENAVSSLLGRLL; encoded by the coding sequence ATGAACCTGTTGCTGTTTGCCGCTACCGAATGCCGCGACGACAACCTCCTGACCCTGACCGGACGCCGCCTCCAGCATCTGCGGCAGGTGCTCGGCTCCGCTCCCGGGGATGTGATCCAGGTGGGCCAGATCGACGGCCGCATCGGTCGTGGCCAGATCCTGGCCATCGACCAACAGCGGGCAGAACTCGCCATTACCCTGGACCGCGAACCGCCACCCAAGCTACCGGCCACGCTGCTGCTGGGTCTGCCGCGGCCCAAGATGCTGCGCCGGATCCTGCGCAGCGCGGCCGAATTCGGTGTCTCCAGCATCCACCTGCTGAACAGCTACCGGGTGGAAAAAAGCTATTGGCAAACACCGGTACTGACCCCCGCGATGATTCGGGACTACCTGCTGCAGGGCCTGGAACAGGCCCGCGACACCGTCTTGCCGCCGGTCTACCTGCAACGGCGCTTCAAGCCCTTTGTCGAGGACCAGTTGCCGGCCCTGATCGCCGGCCGGGAGGCCCTGCTGGCGCACCCCGGCGAAGCCCCGCTGGCGGCGCTATCCGGGTCCGGCGAATACCTACTTGTAATCGGCCCCGAGGGCGGCTTCATTCCCTATGAGGTGGACAAACTTCTGGCGGCGGGGTGCCGCCAGGTATCGCTGGGACCGCGCATACTACGGGTGGAAAACGCCGTCAGCAGCCTGCTGGGACGTTTGCTGTAG
- the rimO gene encoding 30S ribosomal protein S12 methylthiotransferase RimO, translated as MSSNKVGFVSLGCPKALVDSERILTQLKLDGYDIVPSYQDAELVVVNTCGFIDSAKQESLDAIGEAISENGRVIVTGCMGKGSDADSIRQLHPKVLSVTGPAAYEEVVSAVHEFVPHTRVHDPFADLVPPQGVKLTPRHYAYLKISEGCNHRCSFCIIPHMRGDLVSRPIGEVMEEAERLVKAGVRELLVISQDTSAYGVDLKYRTGFWNGRPMKTSMQALCEGLAELGIWVRLHYVYPYPHVDQIVPLMAEGRILPYLDIPFQHGSPAVLKRMKRPAAAEKSLDRIRRWREICPDITLRSTFIVGFPGETEDDFEQLLDFLHEAQLDRVGCFQYSPVAGAPANTLPDPVPESLKQERWDRFMAVQQQISADKLQAKVGHSIEILIDEVNDDGAIGRSSADAPEIDGKVYLDGASDLQPGDFVAAEVIAADEYDLWA; from the coding sequence ATGTCCAGCAACAAAGTCGGTTTTGTCAGCCTCGGCTGCCCCAAGGCCCTGGTCGATTCCGAACGCATCCTGACCCAGCTGAAGCTGGACGGCTACGATATCGTGCCCAGCTACCAGGACGCGGAGCTGGTGGTGGTCAATACCTGCGGCTTTATCGACAGTGCCAAACAGGAGTCCCTGGACGCCATCGGCGAGGCCATCAGTGAAAACGGCAGGGTGATCGTCACCGGCTGCATGGGCAAGGGCAGCGACGCGGACTCGATCCGGCAGCTGCACCCCAAGGTACTGAGCGTCACCGGTCCCGCCGCCTACGAGGAGGTGGTCAGCGCGGTACATGAGTTTGTGCCCCACACCCGCGTCCACGACCCCTTCGCCGACCTGGTACCGCCCCAGGGCGTCAAGCTGACGCCCCGCCACTACGCCTACCTGAAGATTTCCGAGGGCTGCAACCACCGCTGCAGCTTCTGCATCATCCCGCACATGCGAGGCGACCTGGTGAGCCGGCCGATCGGCGAGGTGATGGAGGAGGCAGAGCGCCTGGTCAAGGCCGGGGTGCGAGAACTGCTGGTGATCTCCCAGGACACCAGTGCCTACGGCGTGGACCTGAAGTACCGCACCGGCTTCTGGAACGGGCGGCCGATGAAAACCAGCATGCAGGCACTGTGCGAGGGCCTGGCGGAACTGGGCATCTGGGTGCGGCTGCACTATGTCTACCCCTACCCCCATGTCGACCAGATCGTGCCGCTGATGGCCGAGGGCCGGATCCTGCCCTATCTGGACATTCCGTTCCAGCACGGCAGCCCCGCTGTGCTCAAGCGCATGAAGCGGCCGGCAGCGGCGGAGAAATCGCTGGACCGGATCCGCCGCTGGCGCGAAATCTGCCCTGATATCACGCTGCGCAGCACCTTCATCGTCGGCTTTCCGGGCGAAACCGAGGACGACTTCGAGCAGCTGCTGGACTTCCTGCACGAGGCCCAGCTGGACCGGGTCGGCTGCTTCCAGTACTCGCCTGTGGCCGGCGCTCCCGCCAACACACTGCCGGACCCGGTGCCGGAATCCCTGAAGCAGGAGCGCTGGGACCGCTTCATGGCGGTACAGCAGCAGATCAGCGCCGACAAACTGCAGGCCAAGGTCGGGCACAGCATCGAGATCCTGATCGACGAGGTCAACGACGACGGCGCCATCGGCCGCTCCAGCGCCGACGCACCCGAAATCGACGGCAAGGTCTACCTGGACGGAGCCAGCGACCTGCAGCCCGGCGATTTCGTCGCCGCCGAAGTCATTGCCGCCGACGAGTACGATTTATGGGCCTGA
- a CDS encoding sulfurtransferase: MITATELAADPDCIIVDCRFVLGEPAAGHTAYLRGHIPGAHYLDLERDLSRPAGLHGGRHPLPDAGVLAARLAALGIGPNTEVVAYDDSRLAYAARFWWMLRALGYRAPRLLEGGLAAWVAAGGELSTAVPEPRPCAAPPAASFRGSCDIEALRDLQARGATLLDSREPRRYAGLEEPIDPVAGHIPGALNRCWQEVTDAQGRLRPEPELRAHFGELMEAQPLVVYCGSGVTACVNLYALARLGRDDALLYPGSWSDWCSYL; this comes from the coding sequence ATGATCACTGCCACCGAACTTGCCGCCGATCCGGATTGCATCATCGTTGACTGCCGCTTTGTGCTCGGCGAGCCCGCCGCCGGGCATACCGCCTATCTGCGCGGCCATATTCCCGGCGCCCATTACCTGGACCTGGAGCGCGACCTGTCGAGGCCGGCAGGCCTCCACGGCGGGCGTCATCCGCTGCCCGATGCAGGGGTTCTCGCCGCTCGTCTGGCCGCGCTGGGAATAGGTCCCAACACCGAGGTGGTGGCCTATGATGACTCCCGCCTGGCCTATGCCGCCCGTTTCTGGTGGATGCTGCGGGCGCTGGGTTACCGGGCGCCGCGCCTGCTGGAAGGAGGCCTGGCCGCCTGGGTGGCGGCGGGCGGGGAGCTGAGCACGGCGGTGCCGGAACCCCGGCCTTGCGCCGCGCCGCCGGCGGCCAGCTTTCGTGGCAGCTGCGATATCGAGGCGCTGCGCGACTTGCAGGCTCGCGGTGCGACGCTGCTGGACTCGCGGGAACCGCGCCGTTATGCCGGGCTGGAAGAGCCGATCGATCCGGTGGCAGGGCATATCCCGGGTGCGTTGAACCGCTGCTGGCAGGAGGTGACCGACGCCCAGGGTCGGTTGCGCCCCGAGCCGGAGTTGCGGGCGCATTTTGGTGAGCTGATGGAGGCGCAACCGCTGGTGGTCTACTGTGGCTCGGGGGTCACGGCCTGCGTCAATCTCTATGCGCTGGCCCGGCTCGGCCGCGATGACGCATTGCTGTATCCCGGCAGCTGGTCGGATTGGTGCAGCTATTTGTGA
- a CDS encoding pseudouridine synthase, whose translation MNDNLAQEPPPYLVPHSQEPIAILYRDEHLLLVRKPHLLLSIPGRHPLNRDCLITRLQQDFPTASIVHRLDLDTSGIMVIALDKPSHAHISRQFQQRRVHKTYEAVVYGRVAVGRGEVNLPIACDWERRPLQKICHQSGREALTRFEVMERGSDRSRLLLAPVTGRSHQLRIHMRELGHPILGCDMYAHEAALAMAPRLLLHATSLELQHPVTGELLRGECPADF comes from the coding sequence ATGAACGACAATCTCGCGCAGGAACCACCACCCTACCTGGTGCCCCACAGCCAGGAGCCCATCGCCATCCTGTACCGCGACGAACACCTGCTGCTGGTACGCAAGCCCCACCTGCTGCTGAGCATTCCCGGCCGGCATCCGCTGAACCGGGATTGCCTGATAACCCGCCTGCAGCAGGACTTCCCCACCGCCAGCATCGTCCACCGCCTGGACCTGGACACCTCCGGCATCATGGTCATTGCGCTGGACAAACCCAGCCACGCCCACATCAGCCGCCAGTTCCAGCAGCGCCGGGTGCACAAGACCTATGAGGCCGTCGTCTACGGCCGGGTCGCGGTTGGGCGCGGAGAGGTCAACCTGCCCATCGCCTGCGACTGGGAGCGGCGCCCGCTGCAGAAGATCTGCCACCAGAGCGGCCGTGAGGCACTCACCCGCTTCGAGGTGATGGAGCGCGGCAGCGACCGCAGCCGCCTGCTGCTGGCGCCGGTGACCGGCCGCTCCCATCAGCTGCGCATTCACATGCGCGAACTGGGCCACCCGATACTGGGCTGTGACATGTACGCCCACGAAGCGGCGCTGGCCATGGCCCCGCGCCTGCTACTGCACGCCACCAGCCTGGAGCTGCAGCACCCGGTAACCGGGGAATTGTTGCGCGGGGAATGCCCGGCCGATTTCTGA
- a CDS encoding pyridoxine 5'-phosphate synthase, with the protein MIALSVNLNKIALIRNSRDTSNPDIPRHARICIDAGADGITVHPRPDQRHIRVQDCFDLAAMLSVEFNMEGNPMTGPRRSDRAGVGDYPGFMALVKEIRPTQCTLVPDGDNQLTSDHGFDLKRDGDQVAPLVAELQTLGIRTSLFMDPDPEQIRLAAQTGTDRIELYTESYARAFASGRDVEPVLRRFIEAAEVAADVGLGINAGHDLDLHNLPRFCTVPGLLEVSIGHALTVDALSMGLARTIAAYQQALGKAVAPAA; encoded by the coding sequence ATGATCGCCCTCAGCGTCAATCTCAACAAGATCGCGCTGATTCGCAACTCCCGCGACACCAGCAACCCGGACATCCCCCGGCACGCCCGGATATGCATCGATGCCGGTGCCGATGGCATCACCGTGCACCCACGTCCGGACCAGCGCCATATCCGGGTACAGGACTGCTTCGACCTGGCCGCCATGCTGAGCGTTGAATTCAACATGGAGGGCAACCCGATGACCGGGCCGCGCCGCAGCGACCGCGCGGGCGTGGGCGATTACCCGGGCTTTATGGCACTGGTAAAGGAAATCCGGCCGACCCAGTGCACCCTGGTCCCTGACGGTGACAACCAGCTGACTTCGGACCATGGCTTTGACCTGAAGCGGGACGGCGATCAGGTGGCACCGCTGGTGGCGGAGCTGCAGACACTGGGCATCCGCACCAGCCTGTTCATGGACCCGGACCCTGAACAGATCCGGCTCGCCGCCCAGACCGGCACCGATCGCATCGAACTGTATACCGAGAGCTATGCCCGCGCCTTTGCCAGCGGCCGCGATGTCGAACCGGTATTGCGGCGCTTTATCGAAGCCGCCGAGGTCGCGGCCGATGTCGGCCTGGGGATCAATGCGGGCCACGACCTGGACCTGCACAATCTGCCGCGGTTTTGCACAGTGCCGGGCCTGCTTGAAGTTTCCATCGGCCACGCCCTGACCGTGGATGCCCTCAGCATGGGCCTGGCGCGGACTATCGCCGCCTACCAGCAGGCGCTGGGGAAGGCGGTCGCGCCGGCCGCATGA
- a CDS encoding peptidylprolyl isomerase: protein MLSPMLRILSGLALLLFIASLPARADESPQPEPQVVIKTSEGDITLRLFPDKSPVTVANFLAYVDAGHYNGTIFHRVISGFMIQGGGFLPDLTEKPAGDPIINESRNRLHNIRGAVTMARTSDPDSAAAQFFINQRTNLQLDWSPGKEGYTVFGEVIDGMSVVDYISSAPVHTVAGHEDVPTEPILILSVEREPLP, encoded by the coding sequence ATGTTGAGTCCAATGTTGCGCATCCTGTCCGGCCTGGCACTGCTGCTGTTCATTGCCAGCCTGCCGGCCCGCGCTGATGAGAGCCCCCAGCCCGAACCACAGGTGGTGATCAAGACCAGTGAGGGTGACATAACCCTGCGCCTGTTCCCTGACAAGTCGCCGGTGACGGTCGCCAACTTTCTCGCCTATGTCGACGCCGGGCACTACAACGGCACTATTTTCCACCGCGTGATATCCGGCTTCATGATCCAGGGAGGCGGCTTCCTGCCCGATCTGACCGAAAAGCCCGCGGGCGATCCGATTATCAACGAGTCGCGCAACCGTCTGCACAACATCCGCGGTGCCGTCACCATGGCCCGCACCAGCGACCCGGACTCCGCCGCGGCCCAGTTTTTTATTAACCAGCGTACCAATTTGCAGCTGGACTGGTCGCCCGGAAAAGAGGGCTACACCGTCTTTGGCGAAGTGATCGACGGCATGTCGGTGGTGGACTACATCTCTTCCGCCCCGGTGCATACCGTGGCCGGCCATGAAGACGTTCCGACCGAACCCATCCTGATTCTCTCGGTCGAGCGCGAGCCGCTGCCATGA
- a CDS encoding TIGR04211 family SH3 domain-containing protein — protein sequence MARSLIISLLLALLAVPVLAQDVRYISDTQYVPVRSGAGNDYRIVHRGIPSGTKVTVSQLSDDGEWAQITAGDTSGWVRMQHLMSELPAVNRLEAAVVRAERLQEQNADLAAQLASLQQERDTLSSDVSETDSSLQAVTEELAQVKQVSGKALQLDADNRRLIEETENLRSEADMLAAENRRLQENLRNKAFMDGALAVLLGVVITLVVPRLWPKRRRNTGWA from the coding sequence TTGGCACGCTCCCTGATCATCTCCCTGCTGCTGGCCCTGCTGGCAGTCCCGGTCCTGGCCCAGGATGTCCGCTATATCAGCGACACCCAGTACGTACCCGTGCGCAGCGGTGCCGGCAACGACTACCGCATTGTCCACCGGGGTATTCCGTCCGGTACCAAAGTCACCGTCAGCCAGCTGTCTGACGACGGTGAATGGGCGCAGATTACCGCAGGCGATACCAGCGGCTGGGTCCGGATGCAGCACTTGATGAGTGAACTGCCCGCAGTCAACCGGCTGGAAGCCGCCGTCGTCCGTGCCGAGCGCCTGCAGGAACAAAACGCCGATCTCGCCGCCCAACTGGCCAGCCTGCAACAAGAGCGGGACACGCTCAGCAGCGATGTCAGCGAAACCGACAGTTCGCTGCAGGCCGTCACCGAGGAGCTGGCACAGGTGAAGCAGGTATCCGGCAAGGCGCTGCAGCTCGATGCCGACAATCGGCGCCTGATCGAGGAGACCGAAAACCTGCGTTCCGAGGCCGACATGCTGGCCGCGGAAAACAGGCGGCTGCAGGAAAACCTGCGCAACAAGGCCTTCATGGATGGCGCTCTGGCCGTGTTGCTGGGGGTGGTCATCACGCTGGTGGTGCCACGGCTGTGGCCCAAACGCCGCCGCAACACCGGCTGGGCTTGA
- a CDS encoding YciI family protein has protein sequence MYYAILCEDVDNSLALRQRARPAHLERIHLLLDQGRLLVAGPHPAVDTDEPGAAGFTGSLIIAEFDSLEAATAWADSDPYVDAGVFRRVVVKPYKPVLP, from the coding sequence ATGTATTACGCGATCTTGTGCGAGGATGTCGACAATAGCCTGGCGCTGCGCCAGCGGGCCCGCCCGGCCCATCTGGAGCGCATCCACCTGCTGCTGGACCAGGGCCGGCTGCTGGTAGCCGGCCCCCACCCCGCGGTGGACACAGACGAACCGGGCGCAGCAGGCTTCACCGGCAGCCTGATTATTGCCGAATTCGACAGTCTGGAGGCGGCCACCGCCTGGGCCGACTCCGACCCCTATGTCGATGCCGGCGTCTTTCGCCGGGTGGTCGTCAAACCCTACAAACCGGTACTGCCCTGA
- a CDS encoding inner membrane-spanning protein YciB, producing the protein MRQLAEFIPIALFFIVYQMDGQTVSLGSWSHSIDGIFSATAVLIIATLLQVLLTLLLTRKLEKRLLWVSLAVCGFGAATLLLRNEMFIMWKPTVFNWVLAAAFGGSQFIGRRNLMERTMGGQIQLPHLIWTRLNLLWVVYFLVVGALNLVVAYGFSEATWVSYKLYSAIGFTLVLTALTAWMVAPHLKDGPVSSQK; encoded by the coding sequence ATGAGACAACTCGCCGAGTTCATCCCCATTGCACTGTTCTTCATTGTCTACCAGATGGACGGGCAAACCGTCAGCCTGGGCAGCTGGAGCCATAGCATAGATGGAATTTTTTCTGCCACCGCCGTGCTGATAATCGCCACGCTGCTGCAGGTACTGCTGACCCTGCTGCTGACACGCAAACTGGAGAAACGTCTGCTCTGGGTGAGTCTGGCGGTCTGCGGTTTTGGCGCCGCCACGCTGCTGTTGCGCAATGAGATGTTCATCATGTGGAAACCCACCGTGTTCAACTGGGTACTGGCGGCGGCCTTTGGCGGCTCCCAGTTCATCGGCCGGCGCAACCTGATGGAACGTACCATGGGCGGCCAGATCCAGCTGCCCCATTTGATCTGGACCCGGCTGAACCTGCTCTGGGTGGTGTACTTCCTGGTGGTGGGCGCGCTGAACCTGGTGGTGGCTTACGGTTTCAGCGAGGCCACCTGGGTCAGCTACAAACTCTATTCCGCCATTGGCTTCACCCTCGTCCTGACCGCCCTGACCGCCTGGATGGTCGCACCGCACCTGAAGGATGGCCCCGTCAGCAGTCAGAAATAG
- a CDS encoding PHP domain-containing protein: protein MTAADIDLIVQSVEFVLIDFHTHTTASDGALSPEQLVDRALQRDLRLFAITDHDTMAGYQAAAEYYTRIGGEMTLLAGIEFSCRWSGLTVHVVGLGVNCNHPALQDGIDRLTRARLDRATVIAERLSQRGFCGALQGALEAAGSSQPGRPHFAAWMVEQGHVKDMPQAFDRYLGQGKVGDVKAFWPELAEVVAWIVAAGGVAVLAHPLKYRLTRSKLRRLVADFQDAGGTAIEILSGYQTPDQSRQLRTLAQECGLEVSAGSDFHRDSSWGPDLGVELRHLGELCGVWERWSGPPSCLPGGQP, encoded by the coding sequence GTGACCGCGGCAGACATTGATTTAATTGTTCAGAGTGTAGAGTTTGTGCTGATCGACTTCCACACCCATACCACCGCTTCCGACGGGGCCCTGTCTCCGGAGCAGCTGGTGGACCGTGCGCTGCAGCGTGACCTGCGCCTGTTCGCCATTACCGATCACGACACCATGGCGGGGTATCAGGCAGCGGCCGAGTATTATACCCGGATTGGCGGCGAAATGACCCTGTTGGCGGGCATTGAGTTTTCCTGCCGCTGGTCGGGGCTGACGGTGCATGTGGTGGGGCTGGGGGTGAACTGCAACCATCCGGCGCTGCAAGATGGTATTGACCGGCTGACCCGGGCGCGGCTGGATCGCGCCACCGTGATCGCCGAGCGCTTGTCCCAGCGCGGCTTTTGCGGGGCATTACAGGGCGCGCTGGAGGCCGCGGGCAGCAGCCAGCCGGGGCGTCCGCACTTCGCCGCCTGGATGGTCGAGCAGGGGCATGTGAAAGACATGCCGCAGGCCTTCGACCGCTATCTGGGGCAGGGCAAGGTGGGGGACGTGAAGGCCTTCTGGCCGGAGCTGGCCGAGGTGGTGGCCTGGATTGTGGCTGCCGGCGGCGTCGCGGTGCTGGCCCATCCGCTCAAGTATCGCCTGACCCGCAGCAAGCTGCGGCGCCTAGTGGCGGACTTCCAGGACGCCGGGGGCACTGCAATCGAGATTTTAAGCGGCTACCAGACCCCGGACCAGAGCCGTCAGCTGCGGACGCTGGCGCAGGAATGCGGGCTGGAGGTGTCCGCCGGCAGCGATTTTCACCGCGACAGCAGCTGGGGCCCCGATCTCGGTGTGGAATTGCGTCACCTCGGCGAGCTGTGCGGTGTATGGGAACGCTGGTCCGGGCCGCCATCATGCCTGCCAGGGGGGCAGCCGTGA